From the genome of Bombyx mori chromosome 16, ASM3026992v2, one region includes:
- the LOC101743740 gene encoding fatty acid-binding protein 1: MSFLGKKYTLDREENFDGFLKFIGLPEDQIQKHSQFKPTAVLTKEGNKYKSITVNTDGPKESVFESGVPFDEVVPGGFKVKTMYIVDGNTVTQTVENPNGIATFKREYSGNELKVTVTADKWDGTAYRYYKA; the protein is encoded by the exons ATGTCTTTCTTGGGTAAAAAATACACATTAGATAGAGAAGAAAACTTCGATGGGTTCCTTAAGTTTATCG GTCTCCCCGAAGACCAGATCCAGAAACATTCGCAGTTCAAGCCTACAGCTGTATTGACCAAGGAAGGCAACAAATACAAGTCCATCACCGTCAACACCGACGGTCCAAAGGAGTCAGTTTTTGAGTCCGGTGTGCCTTTCGACGAAGTCGTCCCAGGTGGATTCAAG GTAAAAACCATGTACATAGTCGATGGCAACACCGTAACTCAGACTGTAGAGAATCCCAATGGCATAGCAACATTCAAAAGGGAATACAGTGGCAACGAACTAAAAGTT ACTGTCACAGCCGATAAATGGGACGGCACTGCCTATCGATACTACAAAGcttaa